In Gemmatimonadota bacterium, a single genomic region encodes these proteins:
- a CDS encoding AAA family ATPase, whose product MAILAGGHALLVGVPGLAKTLMIKSVADAMQLDFRRIQFTPDLVPSDITGTEILEENTSTGGRSFRFVKGPVFANIVLADEINRAPPRTQAALLEAMQEHRVTAAGETMRLPEPFFVLATQNPIEQEGTYPLPEAQLDRFLFDIRVGYPNEDEEVAILRATTGRSEVELVPVLDGAQTLALQRLARDVAASEPALRYAAALARATRPDSSGAPELVRKYARWGAGPRAGQALILGAKAHALLSGRMAVAPEDIRRVAGPVLRHRVLPNFAAEAEGIGAERIVREVLERVSAPSSGVRL is encoded by the coding sequence ATGGCGATCCTGGCCGGCGGGCACGCGCTCCTGGTGGGGGTCCCCGGGCTGGCCAAGACGCTGATGATCAAGTCGGTGGCCGATGCGATGCAGCTGGACTTCCGGCGCATCCAGTTCACGCCGGATCTCGTTCCCAGCGACATCACCGGGACCGAGATCCTCGAGGAGAACACAAGCACCGGCGGGCGCTCGTTCCGCTTCGTGAAGGGCCCCGTCTTCGCCAACATCGTCCTGGCCGACGAGATCAACCGCGCCCCGCCGCGCACGCAAGCGGCGTTGCTCGAAGCGATGCAGGAGCACCGCGTGACGGCGGCCGGCGAGACGATGCGGCTGCCGGAGCCGTTCTTCGTGCTGGCGACGCAGAACCCGATCGAGCAGGAGGGGACCTACCCGCTCCCCGAGGCGCAGCTCGATCGGTTCCTCTTCGACATTCGCGTCGGCTATCCTAACGAGGACGAGGAAGTGGCGATCCTGCGGGCGACGACCGGGCGCTCGGAGGTGGAGCTGGTGCCGGTGCTGGACGGCGCGCAGACGCTGGCGCTGCAGCGGCTGGCGCGCGATGTGGCGGCGAGCGAGCCGGCGCTGCGGTACGCCGCCGCGCTGGCGCGTGCGACGCGCCCCGACTCGTCAGGCGCCCCGGAACTCGTGCGGAAGTACGCGCGCTGGGGGGCCGGGCCACGCGCGGGGCAGGCGTTGATCCTCGGCGCCAAGGCGCACGCGCTGCTGTCGGGGCGCATGGCGGTGGCCCCGGAGGACATTCGTCGCGTGGCGGGGCCGGTGTTGCGGCATCGCGTGCTGCCGAACTTCGCGGCGGAGGCCGAGGGGATCGGGGCGGAGCGGATCGTGCGCGAGGTGCTGGAGCGGGTGAGCGCGCCGTCGAGCGGCGTGCGGCTTTAG
- a CDS encoding DUF58 domain-containing protein: MSIPREYGPILDAVRGLTWPARRRVSGVHTGSHLSRLRGRAPELSEYRLYRQGDDPRQLDWKLLARSDRAFTRLSDDRAVHPTWFLVDASASMAFPSASQAKWWMARALATALASIAQRAGDPVGAIIVASGGTAHVRARTRADVLVELVSALGSVVPAGAAEAAPSLVLVPERARLVILSDLLGDEGALRHAAAARTSAGGDVHVLHIVSREELEPPASIALAVDPEDPTVERPFDAAARAAYVARFAEWRETTARAWRLAGATYRQVQAEDDPGLVARAVATGAREGR; encoded by the coding sequence ATGTCGATCCCGCGCGAGTACGGCCCCATCCTCGACGCGGTTCGCGGCCTCACCTGGCCGGCGCGCCGGCGGGTGAGCGGCGTCCACACCGGTTCGCACCTCTCGCGCCTGCGCGGGCGTGCCCCCGAGCTGAGTGAGTACCGGCTCTACCGCCAGGGCGACGACCCGCGCCAGCTCGACTGGAAGCTCCTCGCGCGCAGCGATCGCGCCTTTACCCGGCTCTCCGACGATCGCGCCGTCCACCCCACCTGGTTCCTCGTCGATGCGTCGGCCTCCATGGCCTTTCCCTCGGCGTCGCAGGCCAAGTGGTGGATGGCGCGCGCCCTGGCGACGGCGCTGGCGTCGATCGCCCAGCGCGCCGGCGACCCGGTGGGGGCGATCATCGTGGCCAGTGGCGGGACCGCACACGTGCGCGCCCGCACGCGTGCCGACGTCCTGGTGGAGCTGGTATCGGCGTTAGGCAGCGTGGTGCCGGCGGGGGCGGCCGAGGCGGCGCCGTCGCTCGTGCTCGTCCCCGAGCGCGCGCGCCTCGTCATCCTCTCCGACCTGCTGGGCGACGAAGGAGCGCTCCGCCACGCGGCCGCGGCGCGCACCAGCGCCGGTGGCGACGTGCACGTCCTGCACATCGTCTCGCGCGAGGAGCTGGAGCCACCGGCGTCCATCGCCCTCGCGGTCGACCCTGAGGACCCCACCGTCGAGCGCCCCTTCGACGCCGCGGCGCGCGCCGCCTACGTCGCACGGTTCGCCGAATGGCGCGAAACCACCGCACGGGCCTGGCGACTGGCCGGGGCGACCTATCGTCAGGTGCAAGCGGAGGACGACCCCGGCCTCGTGGCGCGCGCCGTGGCGACCGGCGCGCGTGAGGGGCGCTAG